Proteins found in one Arachis stenosperma cultivar V10309 chromosome 8, arast.V10309.gnm1.PFL2, whole genome shotgun sequence genomic segment:
- the LOC130943902 gene encoding arabinogalactan protein 16-like → MASSMRVVFFLGLIYAALISVAVASEQTATLSIDVGKIPTTNANTNDGTTIDQAVGYLLMLLALVLTYLIH, encoded by the exons ATGGCTTCTTCAATGAGGGTGGTCTTCTTCCTGGGCCTCATTTATGCAGCCCTTATATCAGTGGCGGTTGCTTCAGAACAAACTGCCACTTTATCTATTGATGTTGGTAAAATTCCCACCACAAACGCCAACACAAACGATG GTACCACAATTGATCAAGCGGTTGGTTATCTTCTAATGTTGTTGGCTTTGGTGCTCACCTACCTCATTCATTAA